The genomic interval TATATTAGAAGACCATAAGATTCGTAAGTTTTTGAAACGTGAAATGTATTATGCGGGTGTAAGCGAATTTATTATTGAACGTGCAGCAAATAAGATTCGTGTAACCGTTGTAGCTTCGCGTCCGGGATTGATTATTGGCAAAAAAGGTGTGGATATTGATAAGCATAAAGAAGCATTGAAAAAGATTCTTCATAAGGAAGTGTTTATTAATATTAAAGAGGCAAAACGTCCACAAGCAAATGCGCAACTTGCGGCAGAAAATATTGCAACACAGCTTGAAAAGCGTGTAGCTTTTAGACGCGCTATGAAAAAGGTTATGCAGGCTGCAATGAAAGCGGGAGCGAAAGGTATTAAAGTAAAGGTATCAGGACGTTTAGCAGGAGCAGAAATGGCAAGAACAGAATGGTATATGGAAGGTCGCGTGCCCTTACATACTTTGCGTGCAAAAATTGATTATGGTTTTGCAGAGGCGATGACAACTTATGGAATCATTGGCGTAAAAGTATGGATTTTTAAAGGCGAGGTGCTTCATAAAGGCATTTTGCCAGAGAAAAAAGAAGAGAGCAAGAGCGGCGATAAAGAAGTGCGTTCTAAATCACGAAGAGGGAGGCAATAAATTATGTTAATGCCAAAAAGAACAAAATATAGAAAGCAGATGAAAGGGCGCAATCGCGGTAAATCGTTCCGTGGCGCAAATCTGGCTTTTGGTGATATTGGAATTAAAGCAATAGAGCACGGGCGCATTGATTCTCGTCAGATAGAATCTGCTCGTATTGCAATGACTCGGCATATCAAAAGAGCAGGTAAAGTTTGGATTCGTGTATTCCCTGATAAACCATTAACTGCAAAGCCTCTTGAAACAAGAATGGGTAAGGGTAAAGGTGGTGTAGAAAAGTGGGTAATGAATATTAAGCCCGGTCGTTTGATTTATGAGATGGCAGGGATTGATGAAGCTTTGGCGAGAGAGGCTTTAGCTTTAGCTCAAAGTAAGCTTCCTTTTAAAACTAAAATCATAACCAGCGAGAGTGAAAATGAAATTTATTGATTTGAAAGACAAGGACATTGCAGAATTGCAAAAAATGTTGAAGGAAAAAAAATCGTTGCTTTTTGAAAAAAGATTGCAGCTAAAGACAATGCAGCTTACTAATCCAAGCGAAATTAAGGTTATTCGCAAGGATATTGCAAGAATCAATACAGCCTTAAGTGCAAAGAAGGATTAGAATATGAGTGAAAAACAAGCGCATACAAGAGTAATTCAAGGTAAAGTCATCAGTCAAGCGGGAAATAAAAGTATAGTAATTTTGGTAGAGCGGAAAGTTGTTCATAGCAAATATCGTAAGATTGTAAAACGTTTTAAAAAATATACTATACACGATGAGAATCAAAGTGCAAAAATTGGCGATGTGGTAAGTGCCATTGAATGTAAGCCTATTTCTAAAACGAAAGCTTTTAGGTTTAAAGAAATTATTACTGCAGGAGTAGAGCTATGATACAAAGTTTTACAAGATTAAGCGTTGCAGATAATAGCGGTGCAAAAGAGATTATGTGCATTAAGATTCTAGGCGGAAGTCATAGAAGATATGCACGTGTAGGTGATGTCATTGTGGCATCTGTGAAAAAAGCTATTCCAAATGGCAAGGTAAAAAAGGGGCAGGTTGTTAAGGCGGTAGTTGTGCGAACAAAAAAAGAGATTCATAGAGAAAATGGCTCTTTAGTGCGCTTTGATGATAATGCGGCGGTGATTCTTGATGCGAAGAAAGAACCCATTGGCACGAGAATCTTTGGACCAGTAAGTAGAGAAGTGCGATACGCGAATTTTATGAAAATAGTATCGTTAGCTCCGGAGGTGTTATAGTGGCAAAGTTTAAGATTAAAAAAGGCGATATGGTGCAAGTTATCGCAGGAGATGATAAGGGCAAGAAAGCAAAAGTGTTGCAAGTATTGCCAAAGCAAGCACAAGTTATTGTAGAGGGTTGTAAAGTTGTTAAAAAAGCAATCAAGGTAAGTGAAAAGAATCCCAAAGGTGGCTTTGTATCTAAGGAAATGCCAATGAGTATTTCAAATGTGAAAAAAGCGGAAGGAGATAACTAATGTTTGCTTTAAGAGAAAAATATAAAAACGAAATTATCTCTCAGCTTAAAAGTGAGCTTAATATGAGCAATCCTATGTTGTTGCCAAAGCTTGAAAAAATTGTTATTAGCGTAGGTGCAGGCGATTATGCAAAAGATTCAAAAATTATGCAAAATATCGCTGATACCATTTCGCTTATTGCGGGGCAAAAGGCTGTTATTACTTTGGCAAAGAAATCGGTAGCAGGTTTTAAGATGCGTGAAGGTATGCCTATGGGAGTGAAAGTAACTCTTCGTGGCAAGATGATGTATAATTTCCTTGAAAAACTTATTGTTATTGCTTTACCACGTGTAAAGGACTTTAGAGGTTTAAAACGTAATGGATTTGATGGGCGTGGGAATTATAGCTTTGGCTTAAATGAACAGCTTATGTTTCCTGAAGTGGTATATGATGATATTATGGTAACTCATGGTATGAATATTACGATTGTAACTTCTACTCATAGTGATAAAGAGGCGTTTAAGTTGCTTGAGCTTCTTGGTATGCCTTTTGCGAAAGGACGATAAAATGGCAAAAAAATCAATTATTGCAAAGTCAAAGAGAAAGGCAAAATTTAGTGCAAGAGCATATACAAGATGTCAGGTATGTGGGCGACCACATTCTGTTTATCGCGACTTTGGGTTGTGTAGAGTATGTTTGAGAAAAATGGGCAATGAAGGTTTAATACCCGGTCTTCGTAAGGCAAGTTGGTAAGGAGAAAGTATGGTAAATGATATTATTGCAGATTCTTTAACGAGAATTCGTAATGCCTCTATGAGGCGATTAGAAGTTACAACGTTGTATTATGCGAAAATCGTTGTTTCAATTGTAGAAGTGTTTAAGACAAAGGGCTTTATCAAAGATTATAAGGTAAATGATAAAGATGGAAAGCGCTCTATTATGGTGCAACTTGCTTATGATGAGCAAGGCAAAAGTGCTATCAATGAAATTAAACGCATTAGTAAGCCTGGACGCCGTGTTTATAAGGCTAGAAGCGAATTAAAGCGTTTTAAAAATGGCTATGGCACAATAGTAGTGAGCACAAGTAAAGGCGTGGTTGCCAATGACGAAGCTTATAAGGCAAATGTCGGTGGCGAAGCGCTTTGCAGTATATGGTAGGAGAGAGATATGTCAAGAGTTGGAAAAAAACCTATTAACATTCCAAAGGGTGTTGAAGTATCTGTGCAAGGAAGTAAAATCCTCTTTAAGGGTGCTAAAGAGCAAAAAGAGCTTGAAACTTATGGGCGTGTCCAAATTCATTTGCAAGATGGAACATTAAGTTTTGCTTGTGTTGATTCTCAAGCTCAATCTCGTGCATATTGGGGGACTTATCGCGCATTGGCAAATAATATTATTGTGGGACTAAGTCAGGGTTTTACAAAGGTGTTAGAAATTAATGGCGTAGGGTATAAAGCTAATATTAGCGGAAAGAATCTTGAGATGGCTCTAGGATTTTCTCACCCTGTGATTTATCCTATTCCTGCGGGCGTTGAAATGAGTGTAGATAAGAATACAATCACCATTAAAGGCGCTGATAAGCAACAAATAGGGCAAATCGCAGCTGAGATTCGAAAATTTAGACCGCCAGAGCCTTATAAGGGTAAAGGTATTAAATACAGCGACGAAATGATTGTTCGCAAAGCTGGTAAAACTTCTAAAAAATAGGGCAAGGATTATGCGATGACAGATAAAGTATTAAAACGAAAACAGCTTCTTAAAGTAAAAAGAAAGCTTCGAACACGAGGGAAAATTTTTGGTAGAGCTGACAAGCCACGTGTAAGCGTGTTTAAATCCAATAAATATTTTTATGCGCAAGCTATCAATGATGAGTTGGGTGTAACGCTTGCAAGTGTTGATGGCAAAAAGCTTGGTTTAGGAAATAATAAAGAGAACGCAAAGCAAATTGCTAATGAATTTGCAACTTCACTTAAAAAGGCTAAGATTACAGAGGTGGTCTTTGATAGAAATGGATACCTTTATCACGGGGTTGTAGCAGCATTTGCTGATACTTTACGTGAAAATGGCATAAAGTTATAAAGGAAGATTATGGAAATCAATAGAGAAGAATTTAGCGAAGTGGTTGTAAATATCGGTAGAGTTACAAAGGTTGTTAAAGGTGGGCGTAGATTCCGTTTTAATGCACTTGTAGTTGTAGGTAATAAAAATGGACTTGTTGGTTTTGGACTTGGTAAAGCTAAAGAAGTGCCTGATGCGATTAAAAAAGCTATTGATGATGCGTTTAAAAACATTATCAAAGTGAATATTAAAGGCACAACAATTGCCCACGATATTGAGCATAAGTATAATGCAAGTAGAATCTTATTAAAACCAGCAAGTGAAGGAACAGGTGTTATTGCGGGTGGCTCTACGCGTCCTGTTATTGAACTTGCAGGAATTAAAGATATTTTGACAAAATCGCTTGGTTCAAATAACCCTTATAATGTAGTGCGCGCAACAATTGATGCACTTGCGAGAATCAAAGCTTAAGGAGAAACTTATGCTAGAAAAAATTAAACCAGCAAATGGAAGCGTAAGAAAAATTAAACGCATAGGGCGAGGACAAGGGAGTGGTATGGGTAAAACCTCTACTAGAGGTGGTAAAGGACAAACTGCACGTAGTGGTTATAAAGCAAAAAGAGGATTTGAAGGAGGACAGCAACCGCTTCAAAGACGTTTGCCAAAAATTGGTTTTAGCTCACGTGTTCAAAAGCCTATTGTCATTAATGTTGATAAAACACATATTTTTGATTCTCTAAGTGAAATCAATATGGAAGTGTTACGAACACATTTTAGTATTCCTAAGAATGTAGTGAAAGTAAAGCTTATTGGGAAAAAAGCAAAAGCTTTGATGTCTAAAATTAAAGATGAGTGCATTAAAACAAGTGGAAGCAAAGAATGACAAGGAGCATTGTAAATAAGATTCTTATCACACTCGCTTTTTTACTTGCATATAGAATTTTGGCATATGTGCCTGTGCCAGGTGTAGATGTGAGTATTATTAAATCATTTATTGATGATAATGCTAATAATGCACTTGGCTTATTTAATATGTTTAGCGGTAATGCCGTGGAACGTTTTAGTATTATTTCTTTGGGAATTATGCCCTATATTACCGCTTCTATTATTATGGAGCTTCTTGCAGCGACTTTCCCCAATCTTGCTAAAATGAAAAAAGAACGTGATGGTATGCAAAAATATATGCAAATCGTGCGTTATGTAACTATTGCTATTACGATTGTCCAAGCTGTGAGCGTAAGTATAGGGCTCAATAGTATGAGTGTCGGAGCAATTAAAATTGATTTAAATCTTTTTATTGCTATATCAGTTTTTTCAATGCTTACAGGGACAATGCTTCTTATGTGGATTGGAGAGCA from Helicobacter hepaticus ATCC 51449 carries:
- the rpsC gene encoding 30S ribosomal protein S3: MGQKVNPIGLRLGINRNWSSRWFSVSQTTPSNILEDHKIRKFLKREMYYAGVSEFIIERAANKIRVTVVASRPGLIIGKKGVDIDKHKEALKKILHKEVFINIKEAKRPQANAQLAAENIATQLEKRVAFRRAMKKVMQAAMKAGAKGIKVKVSGRLAGAEMARTEWYMEGRVPLHTLRAKIDYGFAEAMTTYGIIGVKVWIFKGEVLHKGILPEKKEESKSGDKEVRSKSRRGRQ
- the rplP gene encoding 50S ribosomal protein L16: MLMPKRTKYRKQMKGRNRGKSFRGANLAFGDIGIKAIEHGRIDSRQIESARIAMTRHIKRAGKVWIRVFPDKPLTAKPLETRMGKGKGGVEKWVMNIKPGRLIYEMAGIDEALAREALALAQSKLPFKTKIITSESENEIY
- the rpmC gene encoding 50S ribosomal protein L29, which gives rise to MKFIDLKDKDIAELQKMLKEKKSLLFEKRLQLKTMQLTNPSEIKVIRKDIARINTALSAKKD
- the rpsQ gene encoding 30S ribosomal protein S17, which gives rise to MSEKQAHTRVIQGKVISQAGNKSIVILVERKVVHSKYRKIVKRFKKYTIHDENQSAKIGDVVSAIECKPISKTKAFRFKEIITAGVEL
- the rplN gene encoding 50S ribosomal protein L14 gives rise to the protein MIQSFTRLSVADNSGAKEIMCIKILGGSHRRYARVGDVIVASVKKAIPNGKVKKGQVVKAVVVRTKKEIHRENGSLVRFDDNAAVILDAKKEPIGTRIFGPVSREVRYANFMKIVSLAPEVL
- the rplX gene encoding 50S ribosomal protein L24, giving the protein MAKFKIKKGDMVQVIAGDDKGKKAKVLQVLPKQAQVIVEGCKVVKKAIKVSEKNPKGGFVSKEMPMSISNVKKAEGDN
- the rplE gene encoding 50S ribosomal protein L5, with the protein product MFALREKYKNEIISQLKSELNMSNPMLLPKLEKIVISVGAGDYAKDSKIMQNIADTISLIAGQKAVITLAKKSVAGFKMREGMPMGVKVTLRGKMMYNFLEKLIVIALPRVKDFRGLKRNGFDGRGNYSFGLNEQLMFPEVVYDDIMVTHGMNITIVTSTHSDKEAFKLLELLGMPFAKGR
- a CDS encoding type Z 30S ribosomal protein S14 codes for the protein MAKKSIIAKSKRKAKFSARAYTRCQVCGRPHSVYRDFGLCRVCLRKMGNEGLIPGLRKASW
- the rpsH gene encoding 30S ribosomal protein S8 produces the protein MVNDIIADSLTRIRNASMRRLEVTTLYYAKIVVSIVEVFKTKGFIKDYKVNDKDGKRSIMVQLAYDEQGKSAINEIKRISKPGRRVYKARSELKRFKNGYGTIVVSTSKGVVANDEAYKANVGGEALCSIW
- the rplF gene encoding 50S ribosomal protein L6 yields the protein MSRVGKKPINIPKGVEVSVQGSKILFKGAKEQKELETYGRVQIHLQDGTLSFACVDSQAQSRAYWGTYRALANNIIVGLSQGFTKVLEINGVGYKANISGKNLEMALGFSHPVIYPIPAGVEMSVDKNTITIKGADKQQIGQIAAEIRKFRPPEPYKGKGIKYSDEMIVRKAGKTSKK
- the rplR gene encoding 50S ribosomal protein L18, whose protein sequence is MTDKVLKRKQLLKVKRKLRTRGKIFGRADKPRVSVFKSNKYFYAQAINDELGVTLASVDGKKLGLGNNKENAKQIANEFATSLKKAKITEVVFDRNGYLYHGVVAAFADTLRENGIKL
- the rpsE gene encoding 30S ribosomal protein S5, which produces MEINREEFSEVVVNIGRVTKVVKGGRRFRFNALVVVGNKNGLVGFGLGKAKEVPDAIKKAIDDAFKNIIKVNIKGTTIAHDIEHKYNASRILLKPASEGTGVIAGGSTRPVIELAGIKDILTKSLGSNNPYNVVRATIDALARIKA
- the rplO gene encoding 50S ribosomal protein L15, whose amino-acid sequence is MLEKIKPANGSVRKIKRIGRGQGSGMGKTSTRGGKGQTARSGYKAKRGFEGGQQPLQRRLPKIGFSSRVQKPIVINVDKTHIFDSLSEINMEVLRTHFSIPKNVVKVKLIGKKAKALMSKIKDECIKTSGSKE